One genomic region from bacterium BMS3Abin02 encodes:
- the pbpG gene encoding penicillin-binding protein 2D encodes MKRWLLLLAGFALLAASCRLEPIDDPGLGTRGLTTIVYASDGSVLAQWHAEEDRALVGYDELPRSLIDAVVAIEDERYWEHAGVDLHALARAIVANLDAGGVVQGASTITQQYLKNVVLTPEVTLDRKLTEAALALRLEEGLTKEQILERYLNTVYFGDGAYGVGTATAHFFGKAPADLTVGEAALLAGLIRSPSDTDPYRHPDAALRRRRVVLNKMVELGWLSPEDAETADQEPLILRPRDRSNEDRYPYFTEEVKRRLLDDPSLGATPQDRYNALFRGGLRIYTTIDPVAQEAARAAVASVIEGANPSAALAAVDPRTGHVLALVGGRDFYDPTDPHAQFNLAVQARRQPGSSFKPFVLAAALEQGFTLDSVFQGGRSITIETDSGPWLVENYNDAVFPNLTLLEGTVYSVNVVYAQVVDAIGAQHVVDVAKAAGITTDLRPFPAIALGAQEVTPLDMASAYGTFAADGIHVDPIFVTAIETHDGVNIWEAIPIVTQAMSKDVAQSVTAALTETVRRGTGQQAKIGRPIAGKTGTSQEHRDAWFVGYTPELSAAIWVGFAEGQVSMEPPTTPFTITGGSWPAQIWARFASGALAGTPYGQLAEADTEGMVTVEVDLSTGFLAGPYCPRSHVARIRVPADQVPTVVCPVHNPAGVVQAGAATVPDVIGLDLGSAVEALTTAGFTNRIVWTDGGALAQGTVFNQSPSAGFPAQAGSRIRIVVAGPEPGSVIPSLLGFPVGQAVAELQAIGAAVRIVTEPEANPDDAARRTGVVWKQEPVPGTSAGQPVTLWANP; translated from the coding sequence ATGAAGCGTTGGTTGCTACTCCTTGCAGGCTTTGCGCTGCTCGCAGCGTCATGCCGGCTGGAACCCATCGATGATCCCGGGTTGGGCACACGGGGCTTGACCACGATCGTCTATGCCTCCGATGGCTCCGTGCTCGCCCAGTGGCATGCAGAGGAAGACCGGGCACTTGTCGGTTATGACGAGCTACCCCGCTCTCTCATCGATGCAGTCGTCGCCATCGAAGATGAACGGTACTGGGAACACGCCGGTGTCGATCTTCACGCCCTGGCTCGTGCCATTGTCGCAAACCTCGACGCGGGCGGCGTTGTACAAGGCGCCTCCACCATCACGCAGCAATACCTGAAGAATGTCGTGCTCACTCCCGAAGTCACCCTCGACCGCAAGCTCACCGAGGCCGCCCTCGCCCTGCGCCTCGAAGAAGGGCTCACGAAGGAGCAGATCCTCGAGCGCTACCTCAACACCGTCTACTTCGGTGATGGTGCCTACGGCGTCGGTACGGCGACGGCACATTTCTTTGGCAAAGCCCCGGCAGACCTCACCGTGGGCGAGGCTGCTCTCCTCGCCGGACTCATTCGGTCGCCATCCGACACCGATCCCTATCGGCACCCCGATGCCGCCCTACGGCGTCGCAGGGTCGTCCTCAACAAGATGGTCGAACTGGGTTGGCTCAGTCCCGAAGATGCGGAGACTGCCGACCAGGAGCCTCTGATCCTCCGACCGCGTGATCGCAGCAACGAAGATCGCTACCCGTACTTCACCGAAGAGGTGAAGCGACGCCTCCTCGACGACCCGAGCCTCGGAGCGACTCCTCAGGACCGATACAACGCGCTCTTCAGAGGTGGCCTGCGCATCTACACGACCATCGATCCAGTGGCGCAGGAGGCGGCGCGAGCTGCCGTGGCGTCGGTGATCGAGGGGGCCAACCCGTCTGCCGCACTGGCTGCCGTGGACCCCCGCACCGGCCATGTGCTGGCGTTGGTCGGCGGTCGGGACTTCTACGACCCGACTGACCCGCACGCCCAGTTCAATCTCGCAGTTCAGGCCCGCCGCCAACCCGGTTCTTCGTTCAAGCCCTTTGTGTTGGCGGCTGCCCTCGAGCAAGGCTTCACGCTCGATTCGGTGTTCCAGGGCGGTCGGTCGATAACGATCGAGACCGACTCCGGGCCTTGGCTCGTGGAGAACTACAACGACGCCGTGTTTCCGAATCTGACGCTGCTCGAAGGCACCGTATACAGCGTCAACGTGGTCTATGCGCAAGTCGTCGACGCGATTGGCGCTCAGCATGTCGTCGACGTCGCCAAGGCGGCAGGTATCACAACAGACCTCCGGCCGTTCCCCGCCATCGCCCTCGGAGCTCAAGAGGTCACCCCACTGGACATGGCCTCTGCGTATGGAACGTTCGCCGCCGACGGCATCCATGTCGATCCGATTTTCGTCACCGCCATCGAGACACACGATGGCGTGAATATCTGGGAAGCAATTCCGATCGTCACTCAGGCGATGAGCAAGGACGTGGCACAGTCCGTCACCGCGGCACTCACAGAGACGGTTCGCCGCGGCACAGGCCAGCAGGCGAAGATCGGACGACCGATCGCCGGCAAGACCGGAACCTCGCAAGAGCACCGTGATGCGTGGTTCGTCGGGTACACGCCGGAACTCTCTGCAGCCATATGGGTCGGCTTTGCAGAAGGTCAGGTTTCCATGGAGCCCCCGACGACTCCCTTCACGATCACCGGGGGGTCCTGGCCGGCGCAGATCTGGGCGCGTTTCGCGTCCGGGGCGCTCGCGGGCACTCCGTATGGCCAGCTCGCCGAGGCCGACACGGAAGGCATGGTCACGGTGGAAGTCGACCTCTCGACGGGTTTCCTCGCCGGCCCGTACTGCCCCAGGTCTCATGTCGCTCGCATTCGCGTCCCGGCCGATCAGGTCCCGACAGTGGTATGTCCGGTCCACAATCCCGCCGGCGTGGTCCAAGCGGGCGCTGCGACCGTTCCCGACGTGATCGGACTCGACCTCGGGTCCGCCGTCGAGGCGTTGACGACTGCCGGCTTCACCAACCGCATCGTTTGGACCGATGGCGGGGCTCTTGCCCAAGGGACGGTGTTCAATCAGAGCCCATCCGCCGGCTTCCCTGCTCAGGCGGGAAGCCGGATTCGCATCGTCGTCGCGGGCCCGGAGCCCGGATCGGTCATCCCATCGCTGCTCGGTTTTCCCGTGGGTCAGGCGGTTGCGGAACTGCAAGCGATTGGCGCTGCAGTGAGAATCGTCACCGAGCCAGAAGCGAATCCTGACGATGCAGCCCGGCGAACTGGAGTCGTGTGGAAGCAGGAACCCGTCCCCGGCACGTCCGCCGGTCAACCGGTCACGCTGTGGGCCAACCCTTGA
- a CDS encoding 3-methyladenine DNA glycosylase, with the protein MTSLPEGPVEEVAKRLLGARLRTEFAGVLTEVMLTEVEAYGGGDDPASHAFGGVNERNRAMFGPAGTLYVYRSYGVHWCANVVTGAVGTGEAVLLRAGVPTEGEETMQRRRGRTDHLCDGPGKLCQALGITGNQNGTSLFEGPVRLHVPAVPPSQTVLAGGRVGISREKERPWRFTIIPSS; encoded by the coding sequence GTGACCTCCCTGCCCGAAGGTCCGGTTGAGGAGGTCGCGAAACGGCTGCTCGGCGCGCGACTCCGGACCGAGTTCGCCGGTGTCCTCACAGAAGTGATGCTCACCGAAGTGGAGGCGTACGGTGGAGGCGACGACCCGGCCAGCCACGCCTTCGGGGGTGTCAACGAGCGCAACAGAGCGATGTTCGGCCCCGCGGGCACGCTCTACGTGTACCGATCCTACGGTGTGCACTGGTGTGCCAACGTGGTCACGGGGGCGGTGGGAACGGGGGAGGCGGTCCTGCTCAGAGCCGGTGTGCCGACAGAAGGGGAAGAGACGATGCAGCGACGCCGGGGAAGGACGGACCATCTGTGTGACGGCCCCGGGAAGCTCTGCCAGGCGTTGGGGATCACCGGGAATCAGAATGGGACGAGCCTGTTCGAAGGGCCCGTGAGACTGCACGTGCCTGCAGTCCCCCCGTCGCAGACCGTGTTGGCCGGAGGCCGCGTCGGGATCAGCAGGGAGAAGGAGCGACCGTGGCGCTTCACGATCATCCCGTCCTCGTGA
- the argF gene encoding ornithine carbamoyltransferase, producing MDFLRIDDLKPDQLRAVLARAESVRRDPSAVAGRLTGRSVGLFFQKPSTRTRVSTELASAQLGAIPVVLGQQEVGFGSREAVKDVAAVLDRYLDVIAMRVFKHSDLVEVAEQAQAPVVNLLSDVEHPCQALADLQTIAEDRPMAGTTLAYVGDGNNVVHSLMVGAAMMEMKVRIATPVGYEPDPEYVAKAESFGDVLVTNDAEEAVRGADVVYTDVWASMGQEAEAQERNRVFSPYRVDLALFDQAGEDAIFLHCLPAHRGSEVTDAVLDHDRSRVFDQAENRLHTFKALLLHLFE from the coding sequence ATGGACTTTCTGCGTATCGACGACCTGAAACCAGATCAACTGCGCGCCGTGCTGGCCCGCGCCGAATCCGTCCGCCGTGATCCGTCCGCCGTGGCCGGACGCCTGACAGGACGATCCGTCGGCTTGTTCTTCCAGAAGCCGTCGACGCGCACCCGTGTCTCGACGGAGCTGGCATCGGCTCAGCTGGGTGCCATTCCTGTCGTACTCGGTCAACAGGAAGTCGGTTTCGGCAGCCGCGAGGCCGTCAAGGACGTCGCAGCCGTTCTGGATCGGTATCTGGACGTGATCGCCATGCGAGTGTTCAAGCATTCCGACCTGGTCGAAGTCGCCGAGCAGGCGCAAGCTCCCGTGGTCAACCTGCTCTCGGACGTGGAGCATCCATGCCAGGCCCTGGCAGATCTACAGACCATCGCCGAGGACCGACCCATGGCCGGCACGACGCTCGCCTACGTTGGCGATGGGAACAACGTCGTTCATTCATTGATGGTCGGTGCCGCGATGATGGAGATGAAGGTTCGTATTGCCACACCTGTTGGATACGAGCCTGATCCCGAGTATGTCGCGAAGGCCGAATCGTTCGGTGACGTGTTGGTCACCAACGACGCCGAGGAAGCGGTGCGAGGTGCCGACGTCGTCTACACGGACGTCTGGGCATCGATGGGTCAGGAGGCGGAAGCGCAGGAGCGCAACCGTGTGTTCTCACCGTATCGTGTCGATCTCGCTCTCTTCGACCAGGCGGGAGAAGACGCAATCTTCCTGCACTGTTTGCCGGCACACCGGGGGAGTGAAGTCACCGACGCGGTCCTCGACCACGATCGATCTCGGGTATTCGATCAGGCGGAGAATCGGTTGCACACGTTCAAAGCCTTGCTTCTGCACCTGTTCGAGTGA
- the pheT gene encoding phenylalanine--tRNA ligase beta subunit, whose amino-acid sequence MKVSLRWLKEFVAVPTDNPAELAEVLASIGHEVEAYELLEPAFSGVVVGRVEHIEQHPNADRLRFCKVSVGGEPQEIVCGADNFEVGALVPVSLPGADLAGGIHVEVRTIRGVQSHGMICSESELGLGEGREGIMVLDPSVPIGTDFSTLLPYPDVIFDLSITPNRGDAMSILGIARDLAAYYGLALTLPAVDLDERGEASVVSIVLEDPVGCPRYVGREVREVTVSDSPLWIRLRLRDAGIRSINNVVDITNYVLLEYGQPLHGFDLDTIAQETIIVRRGRTGEHLRTLDGEEHEITPEDLLITDPERVIAFAGVMGGEETEVGPTTRRVLIEAAHFDAPTVMNTAKRHGMRTEASSRFERGVDPDLPARAAARAAQLMTQIAGGVPVPDPKDAYPSRIPERTVTLSLTEPERLLGISLAREEIVDLLERLGFGVRGDDPLSVTVPTYRSDVTRPADLVEEIARLYGLNRIPSRLPRGPGSGLGRAARRARILRAALVGAGLSEASTLTFLAPEDLKKLHADGPTPIRVRNPLREEESLLRTTLLPGLLKSVRFNASHGLPSVALFETGKVFIDTPDHVDPKIPFQPDTLAFVISGGFGPKTLGRERRPADFATAGAVWRVIEAAMGLEGELRAEHVAGFHPGRAGRLFLDEHPIGVLGELHPGVMQAYGIEGRVAAGEFRLERLLEAQGFWVFDEPSTYPPVVFDLAFELRETVPSSDLVKVIRGAAGPMLETVHLFDEFRGGSVPEGRKSLAVQLTFRSSDKTLTNEDVRVDRDRIITAVADELGGHLRGGA is encoded by the coding sequence ATGAAGGTCTCTCTGCGTTGGCTGAAGGAGTTCGTTGCCGTACCAACGGACAATCCTGCCGAACTCGCCGAGGTGCTTGCATCGATCGGTCATGAAGTCGAGGCATACGAACTCCTGGAGCCGGCCTTCTCGGGTGTCGTCGTCGGCAGGGTCGAGCACATTGAACAGCATCCCAACGCAGACAGACTTCGCTTCTGCAAAGTGTCGGTCGGAGGCGAGCCGCAGGAGATCGTGTGCGGAGCAGACAACTTCGAGGTTGGCGCGCTCGTGCCCGTGTCGCTTCCCGGAGCGGATCTTGCCGGAGGAATCCATGTGGAGGTTCGGACGATTCGCGGAGTGCAATCCCACGGGATGATCTGCTCGGAATCCGAGTTGGGCCTTGGCGAGGGACGAGAGGGGATCATGGTGCTCGACCCTTCGGTCCCGATCGGCACGGACTTCTCGACGTTGCTGCCCTATCCCGATGTCATCTTCGATCTCTCAATCACCCCGAACAGGGGCGACGCGATGTCCATCCTGGGAATCGCTCGGGACCTGGCCGCCTACTACGGACTGGCTTTGACCCTGCCGGCAGTCGATCTCGACGAACGTGGCGAAGCCTCGGTGGTCTCGATCGTGCTGGAGGATCCTGTGGGATGCCCCAGGTATGTGGGCCGAGAGGTCCGCGAGGTCACCGTGTCGGATTCCCCGTTGTGGATTCGCCTGAGGCTGCGAGACGCCGGAATCCGTTCCATCAACAACGTCGTAGACATCACGAACTACGTCCTTCTCGAGTACGGCCAGCCGCTGCACGGCTTCGACCTCGACACGATCGCCCAGGAAACGATCATCGTGCGAAGAGGCCGCACCGGAGAGCACCTGCGGACACTCGACGGTGAGGAACACGAGATCACTCCCGAGGACCTGTTGATCACGGACCCTGAGCGGGTGATCGCATTTGCGGGAGTGATGGGAGGGGAAGAGACGGAAGTCGGCCCGACGACGCGTCGGGTGCTGATCGAAGCCGCCCATTTCGACGCGCCCACGGTCATGAATACGGCAAAACGACATGGGATGCGGACCGAAGCTTCCTCCCGATTCGAACGAGGGGTGGATCCGGACCTTCCGGCACGAGCCGCGGCACGTGCGGCGCAGCTGATGACGCAAATCGCCGGGGGTGTCCCCGTTCCCGACCCGAAAGACGCATACCCGAGCCGGATCCCTGAGCGAACGGTGACACTCTCCCTCACCGAGCCCGAGCGCCTCCTGGGGATCTCCCTCGCTCGGGAAGAGATAGTCGACCTGCTGGAGCGGCTGGGTTTCGGTGTGCGCGGAGACGATCCCCTGAGCGTCACCGTGCCGACGTATCGTTCCGACGTGACCCGACCTGCGGACCTGGTTGAAGAGATCGCCAGGCTGTACGGACTCAACCGTATCCCGTCCCGGTTGCCGCGCGGTCCTGGGTCCGGACTTGGTCGTGCTGCCCGCCGGGCGAGAATACTCCGGGCGGCGCTGGTCGGAGCCGGTCTTTCTGAAGCGTCGACGTTGACGTTCCTCGCTCCGGAGGACCTCAAAAAGCTGCACGCAGATGGTCCGACCCCGATCCGGGTGCGGAATCCGTTGCGTGAGGAAGAGTCGCTGCTGCGCACGACGCTGCTTCCCGGCCTGCTGAAGTCGGTGCGCTTCAACGCCAGTCACGGACTTCCCTCCGTTGCCCTCTTTGAGACGGGGAAGGTGTTCATCGACACCCCGGATCACGTCGATCCAAAGATCCCGTTTCAACCGGACACCCTTGCCTTTGTCATCTCCGGAGGATTCGGCCCCAAGACGCTCGGCAGGGAGCGCCGGCCGGCCGATTTCGCCACCGCAGGAGCCGTTTGGAGGGTAATCGAAGCGGCGATGGGCCTGGAGGGCGAACTGCGCGCAGAACACGTCGCAGGTTTTCACCCCGGACGTGCAGGGCGCCTGTTTCTCGATGAGCATCCGATCGGAGTGCTCGGGGAATTGCACCCTGGCGTGATGCAGGCGTACGGAATCGAAGGGCGCGTTGCAGCGGGGGAGTTTCGCCTGGAGAGACTGCTCGAAGCGCAGGGCTTCTGGGTGTTCGATGAACCGAGCACGTATCCACCCGTCGTGTTCGACTTGGCGTTCGAGCTGCGTGAAACCGTCCCTTCCTCCGATCTCGTCAAGGTGATCCGAGGGGCCGCGGGTCCCATGCTCGAAACGGTGCACCTGTTCGATGAGTTTCGCGGAGGTTCGGTACCCGAAGGTCGCAAGAGCCTCGCCGTCCAACTGACGTTCAGGTCGTCCGACAAGACGCTGACGAACGAGGACGTGCGAGTGGACCGCGACCGGATCATCACTGCCGTAGCCGACGAACTCGGAGGGCACCTCCGGGGGGGAGCGTAA
- the pheS gene encoding phenylalanine--tRNA ligase alpha subunit, translated as MDRIKQLRAEAPARIQAASSLDALQDLERELIGRSSIIAQQRKTLGKLPPEERPTVGAALNEAYQELKAQLEARRAELERAAEDELLEVERTDVTLPVFEIPRGHHHLLTETVEEVCDIFTALGYAVATGPEVETAAYNFDALNTPPTHPARLESDTLYVDWGDPADELLLRTQTSPMQVRYMEQHEPPVYVIVPGRVYRSDALDATHSPVFTQVEGLSVDDALTFADLKGTLQYFMERFFGVGRKIRMYPHFFPFTEPSAEMAVSCFNCDGSGCRVCGQTGWIELLGCGMVDPNVFEAVGYDPTAVSGFAFGVGVERLAMVRHGIGHIRHFFDNDLRVLEQFR; from the coding sequence ATGGATCGCATCAAGCAACTCCGCGCAGAGGCCCCCGCTCGCATCCAGGCGGCGTCGAGTCTCGACGCGCTTCAAGACCTCGAACGAGAGCTGATCGGAAGATCGTCGATCATCGCTCAGCAACGCAAGACTCTCGGCAAGCTTCCGCCCGAAGAGCGTCCCACGGTTGGTGCGGCGCTGAATGAGGCATATCAGGAGTTGAAGGCGCAGCTGGAAGCACGCCGAGCCGAGCTGGAGAGAGCTGCCGAAGACGAACTCCTGGAGGTCGAACGCACCGATGTGACGTTGCCCGTCTTCGAGATCCCGAGGGGCCACCATCACCTGCTCACCGAAACCGTGGAAGAGGTCTGTGACATCTTCACCGCCCTGGGGTATGCGGTAGCGACCGGGCCCGAAGTCGAGACCGCCGCCTACAACTTCGACGCCCTCAACACTCCGCCTACACACCCAGCACGGCTGGAGTCCGACACACTCTATGTCGATTGGGGCGATCCGGCAGATGAACTGCTCTTGAGGACGCAGACGTCGCCCATGCAGGTCCGTTATATGGAGCAACATGAACCGCCCGTCTATGTGATCGTGCCCGGGAGGGTGTACCGGTCCGATGCCCTCGATGCGACCCACTCGCCTGTGTTTACGCAGGTCGAGGGCCTTTCGGTCGATGATGCCCTCACGTTCGCCGATTTGAAGGGAACTCTGCAGTACTTCATGGAGCGGTTCTTCGGCGTGGGCAGGAAGATTCGCATGTACCCGCACTTCTTTCCCTTCACCGAGCCCTCCGCAGAGATGGCGGTGTCGTGCTTCAACTGCGACGGCAGCGGATGCCGCGTGTGCGGCCAGACCGGATGGATCGAACTCCTCGGATGCGGAATGGTCGACCCGAACGTCTTCGAAGCCGTGGGTTACGACCCGACGGCGGTGTCCGGATTCGCGTTCGGGGTCGGGGTGGAAAGGCTGGCGATGGTGCGGCACGGCATCGGGCACATCAGGCATTTCTTCGATAACGATCTGCGCGTGCTGGAGCAGTTCCGATGA
- a CDS encoding putative TrmH family tRNA/rRNA methyltransferase has product MFALVGDPVAEELSEVVYVSAEVLERLAPTQHPRGPVAVMAVPPSTGVSRSCLLPWGIGDPGNMGTLIRSAAAFGMDVAVDSSSTDPWSPKALRAAAGGHFRTTIEREATPQGLQARGFTTVAAVPRAGIDPAKLADEDRIAIIVGPEAHGLPDHVVAVSDLLVTIPMPGGMESLNAGIAGAILAYERSRHHAGSEDT; this is encoded by the coding sequence GTGTTCGCCCTCGTGGGCGATCCTGTGGCCGAGGAGCTCTCCGAGGTCGTCTATGTGAGCGCAGAAGTGCTCGAGAGGCTGGCGCCGACGCAGCATCCTCGAGGACCGGTAGCCGTCATGGCGGTTCCACCGTCGACAGGAGTCTCGCGCTCGTGCCTCCTGCCGTGGGGCATCGGTGACCCGGGCAACATGGGAACGCTCATCCGCTCTGCAGCAGCATTCGGCATGGACGTGGCAGTCGACTCCTCGAGTACCGATCCCTGGTCCCCGAAGGCACTGAGGGCGGCGGCCGGTGGCCATTTTCGAACGACCATCGAGAGGGAGGCGACACCGCAGGGCCTGCAGGCGCGGGGCTTCACGACGGTGGCTGCCGTCCCACGAGCCGGGATCGACCCGGCGAAGCTCGCTGACGAAGACCGAATCGCGATCATCGTCGGTCCCGAGGCCCACGGCCTTCCCGACCACGTTGTGGCCGTGTCTGATCTGTTGGTCACGATTCCCATGCCGGGAGGGATGGAGAGTCTGAATGCCGGAATCGCCGGAGCAATCCTCGCCTACGAGCGCAGTCGGCATCACGCCGGAAGCGAAGATACCTGA
- the rplT gene encoding 50S ribosomal protein L20, with translation MARVKRALHGRKKHRKVLNRAKGYKGAKSRRFRTANEQVMHAMSDSYRDRRAKKGEFRRLWISRINAAARQNGTTYSRLMAGLKAADIEVDRKMLAEMAVNDPTSFSQIVEAANAAQH, from the coding sequence ATGGCACGGGTAAAACGCGCCCTTCATGGGCGGAAGAAGCACCGCAAGGTGCTCAATCGCGCCAAAGGTTACAAAGGGGCAAAGAGCCGCAGATTCCGCACGGCGAACGAGCAGGTCATGCATGCGATGTCGGACTCGTATCGGGATCGTCGCGCGAAGAAGGGCGAGTTTCGACGACTCTGGATTTCCAGGATCAACGCCGCGGCGCGACAGAACGGGACGACCTATTCGCGGCTGATGGCCGGGTTGAAGGCGGCCGATATCGAGGTCGACCGGAAGATGCTCGCAGAGATGGCGGTCAACGACCCTACGTCCTTCAGTCAGATCGTCGAGGCAGCCAACGCAGCCCAACACTGA
- a CDS encoding 50S ribosomal protein L35 — MKTKSHRGAAKRMRRTGTGKIVRARAGRGHLKLAKSRKRFRQLKGTTEMTRGDRRTASRLLGR; from the coding sequence ATGAAAACGAAGAGTCACCGGGGCGCCGCGAAACGTATGCGACGCACCGGAACGGGCAAGATCGTGCGTGCGCGCGCGGGTCGAGGCCATCTGAAGCTCGCCAAGAGCCGGAAACGTTTCCGTCAGCTCAAAGGCACTACCGAAATGACTCGCGGCGACCGACGCACGGCGTCGCGCCTGCTGGGCCGCTAG
- the infC gene encoding translation initiation factor IF-3 yields the protein MWLAEQLGLDLVEVAPSANPPVCRLMDYGKYKYEQSVKSREARKNQTRTVIKEVKFKPRIGDHDYEIKRNRVLKFLEHGDRVKITIWFRGREMSRPELGLKIIDRLVEEIGDAAKVEQAPRQEGRNMHMILVPVRHPKPARQSEDADTAGDFVADTTGDTVPVEVADTDVGSDPDERSS from the coding sequence TTGTGGCTGGCCGAACAGTTGGGTTTGGACCTCGTTGAAGTGGCACCGAGCGCGAACCCGCCGGTTTGCCGGCTCATGGACTATGGCAAGTACAAGTATGAACAGTCTGTGAAGTCCCGGGAAGCTCGAAAGAACCAGACGCGGACCGTGATCAAGGAAGTCAAGTTCAAACCAAGAATCGGCGATCACGACTACGAGATCAAGCGGAATCGTGTCCTGAAATTCCTCGAACACGGTGACAGGGTGAAGATAACCATCTGGTTTCGAGGCCGCGAGATGTCTCGTCCCGAGTTGGGGCTGAAGATCATCGATCGCCTCGTCGAGGAGATCGGCGACGCTGCCAAGGTCGAGCAGGCGCCACGACAAGAGGGACGGAACATGCACATGATTCTCGTGCCGGTCCGCCACCCGAAACCGGCGAGACAGAGCGAAGACGCAGATACGGCCGGAGATTTCGTTGCGGATACGACCGGCGACACCGTCCCTGTCGAGGTTGCGGACACCGACGTCGGGAGCGATCCAGATGAGAGGAGCAGCTGA
- the ribH gene encoding 6,7-dimethyl-8-ribityllumazine synthase: protein MQLREIRGEAMGEGRRVGVVVASFNRVITDGLLAGALEALEASGTEQVTVVRVPGSLEIPLVVQRLAQTGHDAVVAVGAVIKGETDHYEHVGSQSIAGLVSVSLATGVPVGNAVLTVTEFEHARDRSLPGPANKGYEAAMAVLAMLDVLERIG, encoded by the coding sequence ATGCAACTCCGTGAGATCCGGGGAGAGGCGATGGGAGAAGGGCGCAGAGTTGGTGTCGTCGTTGCTTCATTCAATCGAGTGATCACAGACGGTCTGCTCGCCGGTGCGCTGGAGGCGCTCGAGGCATCCGGCACCGAGCAGGTGACCGTCGTCCGAGTTCCAGGATCGCTGGAGATACCCCTTGTCGTGCAACGCCTCGCGCAGACCGGACACGACGCAGTGGTCGCAGTCGGTGCGGTGATCAAGGGAGAGACCGATCACTACGAGCATGTCGGCAGTCAGTCGATTGCGGGGCTCGTGAGTGTCTCCCTCGCCACCGGCGTACCCGTCGGCAATGCGGTTCTGACCGTGACCGAATTCGAGCACGCGAGAGACCGTTCACTGCCGGGGCCGGCGAACAAAGGGTACGAGGCCGCCATGGCGGTACTGGCAATGCTCGATGTGCTCGAGAGGATCGGCTGA
- the ribBA gene encoding riboflavin biosynthesis protein RibBA: MTFAPIEDAVGAISRGEFVVVVDDEDRENEGDLILAAEKATPEKIGFMVRHTSGIICVPLTGERLDELRIPMMVMQNTDARLTAFTVSVDYRPATTTGISAADRAATIRAMVDRATEPEDLTRPGHIFPLRYRPGGVLRRAGHTEAAVDLATLAGLGPAGVLAEIVADDGSVARLGDLKLFARKHHLVMIQIADLIAYRRRRQRLIRRGAEARIPTEFGVFEAIAYESLVDHREHLALVKGEISGKEDVLVRVHSECLTGDTLGSLRCDCGFQLRDAMSKIAAEGSGVVLYLRGHEGRGIGLMHKLEAYALQDHGRDTVEANLELGLPTDARDYGVGAQILADLGITTMRLLTNNPTKRAGIEGYGLEITETVPLEVRPNPENLGYLTTKVEKLGHSIHLEGADATP, from the coding sequence ATGACGTTCGCGCCGATAGAAGATGCAGTCGGAGCGATCTCCCGTGGTGAGTTCGTCGTCGTCGTCGACGACGAGGACCGGGAGAACGAGGGTGATCTCATCCTCGCAGCCGAAAAAGCCACACCGGAGAAGATCGGATTCATGGTGCGTCACACGAGTGGCATCATCTGCGTACCGCTCACGGGCGAACGCCTCGACGAGTTGCGCATCCCGATGATGGTGATGCAAAACACGGATGCCCGGCTCACCGCCTTCACGGTGTCGGTGGACTACCGTCCGGCCACGACGACGGGGATCTCGGCAGCGGACAGGGCTGCAACGATCAGAGCGATGGTCGATCGTGCAACCGAGCCTGAAGACCTCACGAGGCCCGGCCACATCTTCCCGCTACGTTATCGACCCGGTGGAGTGCTTCGGCGAGCAGGCCACACCGAAGCAGCGGTCGATCTGGCGACGTTGGCAGGACTCGGACCTGCAGGAGTACTCGCCGAGATCGTTGCGGACGACGGTTCCGTCGCTCGCCTCGGCGACCTGAAGCTGTTCGCTCGTAAGCATCACCTCGTCATGATCCAGATAGCGGATCTGATCGCCTATCGGCGCCGGCGTCAACGGTTGATCCGCCGCGGGGCGGAGGCACGCATCCCAACGGAGTTCGGCGTGTTCGAAGCGATCGCCTACGAGTCTCTCGTCGATCATCGTGAGCATCTGGCGCTCGTCAAAGGGGAGATCTCGGGCAAGGAAGACGTCCTCGTGAGGGTCCATTCGGAATGCCTGACCGGGGACACGCTCGGCAGTCTTCGGTGCGATTGTGGTTTCCAGCTGCGGGACGCGATGAGCAAGATCGCAGCCGAGGGGAGTGGCGTGGTGCTCTACCTGCGTGGCCACGAGGGCAGAGGAATCGGGCTGATGCACAAGCTCGAGGCATACGCGCTCCAGGACCACGGTCGCGACACGGTGGAGGCAAACCTCGAATTGGGGCTGCCAACGGACGCGAGGGACTATGGCGTGGGTGCCCAGATCCTCGCCGATCTCGGGATCACGACGATGCGACTGCTGACGAACAACCCGACGAAACGTGCGGGGATCGAGGGCTACGGCCTCGAGATCACCGAGACCGTCCCGCTGGAAGTGAGGCCGAACCCCGAGAATCTCGGCTATCTGACCACCAAAGTGGAGAAGCTCGGGCATTCCATTCATCTGGAGGGTGCAGATGCAACTCCGTGA